A region from the Rhodamnia argentea isolate NSW1041297 chromosome 7, ASM2092103v1, whole genome shotgun sequence genome encodes:
- the LOC115741003 gene encoding cytokinin hydroxylase-like — protein MEYFLQLYNLALSTSIVFVLFISWRVAFRCWISPARAYQKLKRNGFRGPSPTFPLGNLMDMKNAIKDESCSVNSNDKSSNIITHDIHSTVFPHFARWQKSHGKVFMYWLGTEPFLYIAEPEFLKQMSSGVMGKSWGKPRVFKNDREPMFGNGLVMTEGDEWVRHRHLITPAFSPANLKGMASLMVESANKMLEKWTALVNSGIPEIDIEREIVSTAGEIIAKTSFGINHEDGKKVFEKLRAMQVALFKTNRFVGMPFNQFIAPRKSMEAKRLGKEIDELLMSIINDRKAGVVANNQKDLLGLLLEGNSGNGRTGKSLTTRELVDECKTFFFGGHETTALALSWTLLLLAIHPEWQDQLRDEIKQVVGDNKEIDATMLAGLKKMGWVMNEILRLYSPAPNVQRQALEDMKVYDMVIPKGTNMWIDVVSMNHDPTLWGEDVNQFKPERFQEDALFGGCKHKMGFLPFGFGGRMCIGRNLTMMEYKIVLTLILSKFSFSISPSYRHSPSFLLSLRPSQGLPLLVKPLLEGQ, from the exons atggAATATTTTCTTCAGCTATACAATCTCGCTCTATCAACTTCGATAGTGTTTGTGCTCTTTATTTCGTGGAGAGTGGCGTTCAGGTGTTGGATTTCACCTGCGAGAGCTTATCAGAAGCTCAAGAGAAATGGGTTCAGAGGGCCTTCTCCGACTTTCCCACTTGGCAATCTCATGGACATGAAAAATGCCATAAAAGATGAATCTTGTTCTGTGAATTCTAACGATAAATCTTCGAACATCATCACTCATGACATCCACTCCACGGTCTTCCCCCACTTTGCTCGCTGGCAAAAATCTCATG GGAAGGTGTTCATGTATTGGCTAGGCACAGAGCCATTCTTGTACATTGCAGAGCCAGAGTTTCTGAAGCAAATGTCCAGTGGTGTAATGGGGAAGAGTTGGGGAAAGCCCAGGGTGTTCAAGAACGACCGAGAACCCATGTTCGGGAACGGACTGGTCATGACCGAGGGAGACGAATGGGTCCGTCATAGGCATCTCATCACCCCAGCTTTCTCCCCTGCCAACctcaag GGAATGGCAAGCTTAATGGTGGAATCAGCCAACAAGATGCTAGAAAAGTGGACAGCTCTTGTGAACTCCGGAATCCCGGAGATCGACATTGAAAGAGAGATTGTATCGACGGCGGGGGAGATCATAGCCAAGACCAGCTTCGGCATTAACCACGAAGATGGCAAGAAAGTTTTCGAGAAACTCCGAGCCATGCAGGTCGCTCTCTTCAAGACAAATCGTTTCGTGGGCATGCCTTTCAACCAATTCATCGCCCCCAGAAAATCCATGGAGGCAAAAAGGCTGGGGAAAGAAATCGACGAGCTACTAATGTCGATCATCAATGATCGCAAGGCCGGCGTAGTGGCAAATAACCAGAAGGACTTGCTCGGGCTATTACTTGAAGGGAACAGCGGGAATGGAAGAACAGGGAAGAGTTTGACGACGAGAGAGCTGGTGGACGAGTGCAAAACCTTCTTCTTTGGGGGTCATGAGACGACGGCATTGGCTCTGTCGTGGACGTTGCTGCTTTTGGCCATTCATCCCGAGTGGCAAGATCAGCTCAGAGATGAGATCAAACAAGTGGTTGGTGATAACAAAGAGATTGATGCAACCATGCTTGCTGGACTAAAGAAG ATGGGATGGGTGATGAATGAAATTCTGCGACTATATAGTCCGGCACCGAACGTGCAAAGACAAGCACTAGAGGATATGAAAGTTTACGACATGGTGATCCCTAAGGGAACAAACATGTGGATTGACGTGGTGTCAATGAATCATGACCCTACTCTGTGGGGGGAGGATGTCAACCAGTTCAAGCCGGAGCGATTCCAGGAGGACGCCCTCTTTGGTGGGTGCAAGCACAAGATGGGGTTTCTGCCATTTGGGTTTGGAGGGAGAATGTGCATCGGTCGTAACTTGACCATGATGGAGTACAAGATTGTCTTAACTCTGATCCTctcgaaattttctttttctatttcaccAAGCTATCGCCACTCTCCTTCGTTCTTGCTCTCTCTTAGACCTTCTCAAGGGTTGCCTCTCCTAGTAAAACCTCTTTTGGAAGGTCAGTAA